The Branchiostoma floridae strain S238N-H82 chromosome 10, Bfl_VNyyK, whole genome shotgun sequence genome has a segment encoding these proteins:
- the LOC118423817 gene encoding GTP-binding protein Di-Ras2-like — protein MDYFIAVLGARASGKTALVRRFMTGEFPAQHRPTVEDVYSRVVGCDKGVCTLRVIDTTGSYNFPAMRRLAIFKAKAILLVYSVTDKNSFEEVKTLYELVHSVKTDVFKTPVVLVGTKADLADQRDVKKKEGTELELIWNCGFLEVTVTDEEQVTDVFRRVFELETRWAMTLTPESQKYKRRCGCLPLKTWAKPE, from the coding sequence ATGGACTACTTTATCGCGGTGCTGGGAGCCCGAGCCAGCGGGAAGACGGCGCTGGTGCGGCGGTTCATGACGGGGGAGTTCCCGGCGCAGCACCGGCCCACTGTGGAGGACGTGTACAGTCGCGTGGTGGGCTGCGACAAGGGCGTCTGCACCCTGCGCGTCATCGACACCACAGGCTCCTACAACTTCCCCGCCATGAGGAGGCTCGCCATCTTCAAGGCCAAGGCCATCCTGCTGGTCTACTCCGTCACGGACAAGAACTCCTTCGAGGAGGTCAAGACGCTGTACGAGCTGGTGCACTCCGTCAAGACGGACGTCTTCAAGACGCCGGTGGTTCTGGTGGGGACAAAGGCGGACCTGGCCGACCAGCGGGACGTCAAGAAGAAGGAAGGCACGGAACTTGAACTCATCTGGAACTGCGGATTCTTAGAGGTCACGGTCACGGACGAAGAACAGGTCACAGACGTCTTCAGGAGAGTCTTCGAGCTGGAGACGCGCTGGGCCATGACCCTGACTCCGGAGAGCCAGAAGTACAAACGGCGGTGCGGCTGCCTTCCGCTGAAAACATGGGCCAAACCGGAATAA